The Chitinophagales bacterium genomic sequence GTTTTGCCTTATTGATTGCAGCTTGTGTAGCACCATTAAATACTGGTCCATTATTAGACAATACTGCTGGATCTTGCAATTTTGGCTGATAAAATACATTATAACTAATTACTTCAAATTTTGCATCAAAGTCAAAGTTTTCTAAATCTGCTAAAACACCATTTTGTGCTTTCAAAACAGCTGGATTAATTTGTCCACCTGGTTTTCCAGCTACCTTAGCAATTGGATCAGGAATCATTTTTACACGGAATGGAAATGTCCCATAAGTTTTACCACTAGCACTTACTGTTACATTGGTAGTTCCTTGTTGTGAAACTCTTACAGAGTATTTACCACCGCTACCAGAAACATTGCCACTAGACATTCCTACTTGTAAACTACCAGCAGCAATTCCAGCAGCAGAAACGGTAATTGGATTATCTACACCAATATAAAATACATTCATTTTATCTGGTGATACTGTTGCAAATGGTTTAGCAACAGTATATTTAAGTGGCTCCGTTTTATATGATGTTACTTGCCCTGTTTTTTGATTTTTAACAGAAACTGTAGCATTTACAGTATGTTCACCAACACCTGCTCTAGAAGTGTAGTGTGCTACACCATCTTGATTCACTGGTAAGTTACTACCATTTACATTAATACTAACAGTACCTTCTTTATTAGATGAAGTTGCAGCTAAGAATACATCTGCTTCAAAAGCTTCTCCTTCTAATACATATTTAGATGGTGATGCTATTTGTGCTGAGAAATTGTTAAATACAATTTCGTCAGGCATTAATTCCTCAGATTGACCAATTTTACTAAATAAGTAAGATAAAATTAAATTCTCTGAGTTCTTAACATCATTCTCAATTTTAGTCAACATAGAATAAGATGCAATTGCAGGCATTTGGTAGAATTGCTCTCTTACCCAATCTTTATTTCCATCAGTTGCTTTGGTAGATAAAGCAATTTGCGAGCCAACCAACTCTTTTTGAGGTTCATCTACATAAGCCATTAACTTAGCTAAAGTTTCATCTATTTTTTTCTTCAAAGTGTAACCTTCACCATTTTTTCCACTAGTACCTTCTACTAGATAACCAGTAGAAATATCCATATCATCTTTTCTTTGCATGATACCAAGTGGATCATCTGGATCTGGACCACCAGAATTATCTACGATATATTGCTTTAAGTTCTTAATATACGCTAACAAACCTTCTACATCTTTCATTGCTTGACCTGCTAGTGCTTCATATTTAGGAATACTTGCATTTGCTGGTTCTTTAGCTTTTTTCAAAGCAAAGGCATTATAAGTTGTATTAATATTTTGTTGAGCTATTTCATTTGAGTTACTTAAACTTTTATTGATAGTCTTAAAAGCGTTTAAGATTTCTGCAGAAACATTTAA encodes the following:
- the gldM gene encoding gliding motility protein GldM, yielding MAIPKENRQQMINMMYLVLTALLALNVSAEILNAFKTINKSLSNSNEIAQQNINTTYNAFALKKAKEPANASIPKYEALAGQAMKDVEGLLAYIKNLKQYIVDNSGGPDPDDPLGIMQRKDDMDISTGYLVEGTSGKNGEGYTLKKKIDETLAKLMAYVDEPQKELVGSQIALSTKATDGNKDWVREQFYQMPAIASYSMLTKIENDVKNSENLILSYLFSKIGQSEELMPDEIVFNNFSAQIASPSKYVLEGEAFEADVFLAATSSNKEGTVSINVNGSNLPVNQDGVAHYTSRAGVGEHTVNATVSVKNQKTGQVTSYKTEPLKYTVAKPFATVSPDKMNVFYIGVDNPITVSAAGIAAGSLQVGMSSGNVSGSGGKYSVRVSQQGTTNVTVSASGKTYGTFPFRVKMIPDPIAKVAGKPGGQINPAVLKAQNGVLADLENFDFDAKFEVISYNVFYQPKLQDPAVLSNNGPVFNGATQAAINKAKPGDIYYFEEIKVRGPDGVTRKIPGIAFKIN